From Acidobacteriota bacterium, the proteins below share one genomic window:
- the trpC gene encoding indole-3-glycerol phosphate synthase TrpC — PEEALERAVERLPRAGGRFEAALREARRPRVIAECKRRSPSRGILRREYDAPALARAYERGGAVAISVLTEPAFFDGAPEHLQAVRAAVSLPVLRKDFIVCRYQILEARAWGAAAVLLIVAALDDRALGSLLRDAAALGVAALVEVHDAAELTRAVDAGARIIGVNNRDLRTLGVRTSTASELIPRVPDGVLAVAESGIQSRDDVARFESAGFDAFLVGERLVTAADPAMALSELMGRTPEATA; from the coding sequence GCCGGAGGAGGCGCTGGAGCGCGCGGTCGAACGCCTGCCCCGTGCAGGTGGCCGGTTCGAGGCGGCGCTGCGGGAGGCACGGCGGCCGCGTGTCATCGCGGAGTGCAAGCGGCGGTCGCCATCGCGCGGCATCCTGCGCCGCGAGTACGACGCACCCGCGCTCGCGCGCGCGTACGAGCGGGGCGGGGCCGTCGCCATCTCGGTGCTGACCGAGCCGGCCTTCTTCGACGGCGCGCCCGAGCACCTGCAGGCGGTGCGCGCGGCCGTCAGCCTGCCCGTGCTGCGAAAGGACTTCATCGTCTGCCGGTACCAGATCCTCGAGGCGCGCGCGTGGGGGGCGGCGGCAGTGCTGTTGATCGTGGCCGCCCTGGACGACCGCGCGCTCGGGTCGCTCCTGCGCGACGCGGCCGCGCTCGGCGTCGCGGCGCTCGTGGAGGTGCACGACGCCGCGGAACTGACGCGAGCGGTTGACGCCGGGGCCCGCATCATCGGCGTGAACAACCGCGACCTGCGCACCCTCGGCGTGCGCACGTCAACCGCGTCCGAGCTGATCCCTCGCGTTCCGGACGGCGTGCTGGCCGTGGCGGAGAGCGGCATCCAGTCGCGCGACGACGTCGCGCGGTTCGAGTCGGCGGGCTTCGATGCGTTCCTCGTGGGGGAGCGGCTGGTGACGGCGGCGGATCCGGCCATGGCCCTTTCGGAGCTGATGGGACGCACGCCGGAGGCGACGGCGTGA